From a region of the Georgenia yuyongxinii genome:
- a CDS encoding FAD-dependent monooxygenase: MSTDQVIMVGGGIGGLGAALMLAREGVKVRVLERAPEFGEVGAGLQLAPNITRMLDEVGVLEKILPMSVKPRRLVFMNAKTGEELSHLDLQDAERRYGGPYIVLHRSDLLNALLEAAQAEENITLHTDHKVTDIEDTGDGVVVRTADGDEYTGQLLLGADGLHSVVREEIADDEPVPSGYVAYRGAVPVEDVDRRMGMEDVVVWMGPGLHLVQYPVRAGKLYNQVAVFRSQEFLDGKEDWGTPEELDRTYADMCEPVRVAIPSLHRINRWPMADRNPLPTWTKGRVSLLGDAAHAMLQYLAQGAGQSLLDGAALARALPTLGNGQWDGDALAGALRQYESERVAAAGAVQSTARVWGDIWHVDSYVPMILRDEAFRRRDTYDYHLVDWLYGPVRAGADDGAGADEGAESAAEVPTPAHA; this comes from the coding sequence ATGTCGACAGACCAGGTCATCATGGTCGGCGGGGGCATCGGCGGTCTCGGAGCCGCGCTCATGCTCGCCCGCGAGGGCGTCAAGGTGCGGGTGCTCGAGCGTGCACCGGAGTTCGGAGAGGTCGGCGCCGGCCTCCAGCTGGCCCCCAACATCACCCGGATGCTCGACGAGGTCGGCGTCCTGGAGAAGATCCTGCCGATGTCGGTCAAGCCCCGCCGCCTCGTGTTCATGAACGCCAAGACCGGCGAGGAGCTGTCCCACCTCGACCTGCAGGACGCCGAGCGCCGCTACGGCGGGCCCTACATCGTGCTGCACCGCAGCGACCTCCTCAACGCCCTGCTCGAGGCGGCGCAGGCGGAGGAGAACATCACCCTGCACACCGACCACAAGGTCACTGACATCGAGGACACCGGTGACGGCGTCGTCGTGCGGACCGCGGACGGCGACGAGTACACCGGGCAGCTGTTGCTGGGCGCCGACGGCCTGCACTCGGTGGTGCGCGAGGAGATCGCCGACGACGAGCCGGTGCCCTCCGGGTACGTCGCCTACCGCGGCGCGGTCCCCGTCGAGGACGTCGACCGCCGCATGGGCATGGAGGACGTCGTCGTGTGGATGGGCCCGGGCCTGCACCTGGTCCAGTACCCTGTGCGCGCCGGCAAGCTGTACAACCAGGTGGCCGTCTTCCGCAGCCAGGAGTTCCTCGACGGCAAGGAGGACTGGGGCACCCCCGAGGAGCTCGACCGCACCTACGCCGACATGTGCGAGCCGGTCCGCGTCGCCATCCCCTCGCTGCACCGGATCAACCGCTGGCCCATGGCCGACCGCAACCCGCTGCCCACCTGGACCAAGGGCCGCGTCTCCCTCCTCGGCGACGCCGCCCACGCGATGCTGCAGTACCTCGCCCAGGGCGCCGGGCAGTCCCTGCTCGACGGCGCCGCCCTGGCCCGCGCGCTGCCCACCCTCGGGAACGGGCAGTGGGACGGCGACGCCCTCGCCGGCGCCCTGCGCCAGTACGAGTCCGAGCGCGTTGCCGCCGCCGGCGCGGTGCAGTCCACCGCGCGCGTCTGGGGCGACATCTGGCACGTGGACTCCTACGTGCCGATGATCCTGCGCGACGAGGCTTTCCGCCGTCGTGACACCTACGACTACCACCTGGTGGACTGGCTCTACGGCCCGGTGCGGGCCGGGGCCGACGACGGTGCCGGGGCCGACGAGGGCGCCGAGTCCGCCGCCGAGGTCCCCACCCCCGCCCACGCCTGA
- a CDS encoding DUF4031 domain-containing protein: protein MAILVDPPRWPAHGTVWAHMVSDTSLEELHAFARAAGVPPRAFDLDHYDVPADRIPALLAAGAVSVSGRELLVRLRASGLRVPGGARDAERTRRRRTDLTRRWAEVAHPAVAEDAWAAIGADLLTRWQEEHRSYHDDVHLADVLDHLETLDGAGSPVSRAVLLAAWFHDAVYDGVPGQDEERSAELVVATLGPYLPGAEAGEVARLVRLTATHQPDVTDHAGAALCDADLAILASSPRRYAAYAAAVRAEYGHVPDCEFRRGRAQVLRTLLAHEHVFASAEGRRRWEQAARRNVAAELVRLDAG from the coding sequence GTGGCCATCCTCGTCGACCCGCCCCGCTGGCCCGCCCACGGCACCGTGTGGGCCCACATGGTCTCGGACACGTCCCTCGAGGAGCTGCACGCGTTCGCGCGCGCGGCCGGTGTGCCCCCACGGGCGTTCGATCTCGACCACTACGACGTCCCCGCCGACCGCATCCCCGCCCTCCTCGCCGCAGGGGCGGTATCGGTCTCCGGCCGCGAGCTCCTCGTCCGGCTGCGTGCCTCGGGTCTGCGCGTACCGGGCGGGGCACGCGACGCCGAGCGCACCCGCCGTCGGCGCACCGACCTGACCCGCCGCTGGGCCGAGGTCGCCCACCCCGCGGTCGCCGAGGACGCCTGGGCTGCGATCGGGGCCGACCTGCTGACCCGATGGCAAGAGGAGCACCGCAGCTACCACGACGACGTTCACCTCGCCGACGTCCTCGACCACCTGGAGACGCTCGACGGCGCGGGGAGCCCAGTCTCCCGCGCCGTCCTGCTTGCCGCGTGGTTCCACGACGCGGTGTACGACGGTGTGCCCGGCCAGGACGAGGAGCGCTCGGCGGAGCTGGTGGTCGCGACCCTCGGCCCCTATCTTCCGGGCGCCGAGGCCGGCGAAGTGGCCCGCCTGGTCAGGCTCACCGCCACCCACCAGCCGGACGTCACGGACCATGCGGGCGCGGCGTTGTGCGACGCGGACCTGGCGATCCTCGCCTCCTCGCCGCGGCGCTACGCCGCCTATGCCGCGGCCGTCCGGGCGGAGTATGGCCACGTGCCCGACTGCGAGTTCCGCCGCGGGCGGGCGCAGGTCCTGCGCACCCTGTTGGCGCACGAGCATGTGTTCGCCTCGGCCGAGGGGCGCCGCCGGTGGGAGCAGGCGGCCCGCCGCAACGTCGCCGCGGAGCTGGTCCGGCTCGACGCCGGCTGA
- a CDS encoding SDR family NAD(P)-dependent oxidoreductase yields MSVGSGQRPATRGTARRRPTPAPGSVLRGRAMVTGGTSGIGLSFAHALAARGCDLVLVARDTARLEKTAEQLRWRYGVDVEPLRADLADRADVDTVAARLVDEDRPVEILVNNAGRGLHVSLLDADTAVHESALDLMVRAVMVLGGAAGRAMRGRRHGVIINVSSVAGLIPMGLYSAIKSWVRTYSESLALELSGSGVRVNTLLPGWVRTEFHDRAGIRAGSVPGALWLEADAVVARCLADVERGRLRSVPSKRFTVLAFLAEHGPRPAVRRVTGLLKKGRR; encoded by the coding sequence ATGAGCGTGGGCAGCGGGCAGCGACCAGCGACCCGTGGGACGGCACGACGGCGTCCCACCCCCGCGCCGGGCAGCGTGCTGCGCGGCCGGGCGATGGTCACCGGCGGCACGTCCGGCATCGGGCTGTCCTTCGCGCACGCCCTCGCCGCCCGCGGCTGCGACCTCGTCCTGGTCGCCCGGGACACCGCCCGGCTGGAGAAGACCGCCGAGCAGCTGCGCTGGCGCTACGGCGTCGACGTCGAGCCGCTGCGCGCCGACCTGGCCGACCGGGCGGACGTCGACACCGTCGCCGCCCGGCTGGTCGACGAGGACCGCCCGGTGGAGATCCTCGTCAACAACGCCGGCCGCGGCCTGCACGTGAGCCTCCTCGACGCCGACACCGCCGTGCACGAGAGCGCCCTGGACCTCATGGTCCGCGCCGTGATGGTGCTCGGCGGCGCGGCCGGCCGGGCGATGCGCGGGCGCAGGCACGGGGTCATCATCAACGTCTCCTCCGTGGCCGGGCTGATCCCCATGGGTCTGTACTCCGCGATCAAGTCCTGGGTGCGCACCTACTCCGAGAGCCTGGCCCTCGAGCTGTCCGGCAGCGGGGTGCGGGTCAACACCCTCCTGCCCGGCTGGGTCCGCACCGAGTTCCACGACCGGGCCGGCATCCGCGCCGGCTCCGTCCCCGGCGCGCTGTGGCTGGAGGCCGACGCCGTCGTCGCCCGCTGCCTCGCCGACGTCGAGCGGGGCCGGCTGCGCTCCGTGCCGTCCAAGCGGTTCACCGTGCTCGCGTTCCTCGCCGAGCACGGCCCCCGGCCCGCCGTGCGGCGGGTCACCGGGCTGCTCAAGAAGGGTCGGAGATGA
- a CDS encoding HD domain-containing protein, with amino-acid sequence MGVTDVPQWLPSAFVRSVLAVGATADREAIEETCRRLLTRWQEPDRHFHNLKHLVDVLARVDELAEETHHPDVVRLAAWYHGAVFNATAIKAYARSGGEDERASADLVKEELSALGVPAKVTARIADLILNLRRHDADPKDIDSLALCDADLAILAAEPQRYRAYRHAVREEYAHLPTRHYVEGRTAIVNKLLGRRHLFLSPLGAQWEDTARENLRAELERLQGELAKMGEPQPGDSVVEAEAAQGFVPDVGRSDVAASRLARPDHVGVLHFAPSPVTVDDAAPVPPRLRGAAVLPGEAPVKDDLGRPIAPRSSSLESLPDDLGPLGARAREERLTDDRRLVAQSSRERIDLAVKLAKERVERARGERDRLQAARAERDEATAAFRERRHVRTYSAPSPELEAEEDGVGDAEPATPPGMPEREEPTSGPSTARLLPAGPLPGEPPPGGSPTAAPPGESLDASEPATTERVFQVPQHGMEREPELFERPRRKGDKKREKRPR; translated from the coding sequence ATGGGCGTCACCGACGTACCGCAATGGTTGCCCTCCGCCTTCGTCCGCAGCGTCCTCGCCGTCGGCGCCACCGCCGACCGTGAGGCGATTGAGGAGACCTGCCGCAGGCTCTTGACACGCTGGCAGGAGCCGGACCGCCACTTTCACAACCTCAAGCACCTCGTCGACGTCCTCGCACGGGTCGACGAGCTCGCCGAGGAGACCCACCACCCCGACGTCGTCCGCCTGGCGGCCTGGTACCACGGGGCGGTGTTCAACGCCACGGCCATCAAGGCGTACGCCCGCAGCGGCGGCGAGGACGAGCGGGCGTCCGCGGACCTGGTCAAGGAGGAGCTGTCCGCCCTCGGTGTGCCCGCCAAGGTCACCGCGCGGATCGCGGACCTGATCCTCAACCTCCGGCGCCACGACGCCGACCCGAAGGACATCGACTCCCTCGCCCTGTGCGACGCGGACCTTGCAATCCTCGCCGCCGAGCCGCAGCGTTACCGCGCCTACCGGCACGCGGTCCGCGAGGAGTACGCGCACCTGCCCACGCGGCACTACGTCGAGGGCCGCACGGCGATCGTCAACAAGCTTCTCGGCCGCCGGCACCTGTTCCTCAGCCCGCTGGGCGCCCAGTGGGAGGACACCGCACGGGAGAACCTGCGGGCCGAGCTCGAGCGCCTGCAGGGCGAGCTGGCCAAGATGGGCGAGCCGCAGCCCGGCGACTCCGTGGTCGAGGCCGAGGCGGCGCAGGGTTTTGTGCCCGACGTCGGGCGGTCGGACGTCGCCGCCTCTCGCCTCGCCCGGCCCGACCACGTCGGCGTCCTGCACTTCGCCCCTTCCCCCGTCACGGTCGACGACGCCGCACCCGTGCCGCCGCGCCTGCGCGGGGCGGCAGTGCTGCCCGGTGAGGCGCCTGTGAAGGACGACCTCGGCCGCCCCATCGCGCCGCGCAGCTCCTCGCTGGAGTCGCTGCCGGACGACCTCGGCCCCCTGGGGGCCCGCGCCCGCGAGGAGCGGCTGACCGACGACCGGCGGCTGGTGGCGCAGAGCTCGCGCGAGCGCATCGACCTGGCGGTGAAGCTGGCCAAGGAGCGCGTCGAGCGGGCGCGGGGCGAGCGGGACCGGCTTCAGGCCGCCCGGGCCGAGCGCGACGAGGCCACCGCCGCGTTCCGCGAGCGCCGGCACGTGCGCACGTACTCCGCGCCCTCCCCCGAGCTCGAGGCGGAGGAGGACGGCGTCGGAGACGCCGAGCCGGCCACGCCGCCTGGGATGCCGGAGCGCGAGGAGCCGACCTCCGGTCCCTCGACCGCCCGGCTGCTGCCGGCTGGTCCGCTGCCTGGGGAACCGCCCCCGGGAGGATCACCCACGGCTGCCCCGCCCGGTGAGTCGCTCGACGCCAGTGAGCCGGCCACGACGGAGCGGGTGTTCCAGGTGCCCCAGCACGGGATGGAGCGGGAGCCCGAGCTCTTCGAGCGGCCGCGCCGCAAGGGGGACAAGAAGCGCGAGAAGCGCCCCCGCTAA
- a CDS encoding HAD-IB family hydrolase produces MSSSLDGAHVLLTGATGFVGQAVLEKLLSSYPSTRVSVLVRPRGDLTAQQRVDKLLRKPVFRSWRAAVGEEAAAVAVRERVTVIEGDLGALPALPNDVDVVLHSASTVSFDLPIDEAFAANVGGPLSLYEALAATGSDPHVVHVSTSYVAGLRKGVAEERALDHQVDHHLEHEQALAARAEAERASRSPEVLRTLLADAQAKHRRAGAGAVAEAAEEARQDWVRHELVEAGRTRAHTLGWTDVYTFTKALGERVAEDLWAGAGHRLSVVRPTIIESALKHPYPGWIDGFKVADPLIAAYGRGMLPEFPALADTVLDVIPVDFVVNAILAAAAEPPAAGSAHYFQVCSGITNPLPLGRLVRLVREYFKANPLTDAEGAHVQVPAWSFPHTGAVERALTRRERAVDLADRAVGRLPATQRTRGWISTLHRARRDLGTLRKFTELYQPYTQTEVIFDDARLRALHAALPAERQDAHGFDVTEIDWRHYLQDVHIPKVPGLMRSRGGSSAPTAPRELIARDDVVAVFDLQRTVAAATLVEQYLWVELAAKPATQWPASLANLVALGPRYLQAERRDRGDFIRTFMRRYEGMNEAELRAIIAEKVTHSLRRGLLQEALARVAEHRAAGHRTVLLTGEIDVFVEPLAPIFDHIVAGKMEVGPDGRWTGHLASSPLVGEARAAWLRRYAREEGLDLTGSYAYGDSYADRSWLEVVGNPHAVNPDASLYRYAKARRWPVLSWTTTVEGRLSPVLRSIKGAGKA; encoded by the coding sequence ATGTCGTCATCCCTGGATGGGGCGCATGTGCTCCTCACGGGCGCCACCGGCTTCGTCGGGCAGGCCGTCCTGGAGAAGCTGCTCTCCTCTTATCCCTCCACCCGCGTGAGCGTCCTGGTACGCCCGCGCGGGGACCTCACCGCGCAGCAACGCGTGGACAAGCTCCTGCGCAAGCCGGTGTTCCGCAGCTGGCGCGCCGCCGTCGGCGAGGAGGCCGCCGCCGTCGCCGTGCGCGAGCGGGTCACGGTGATCGAGGGCGACCTCGGCGCGCTGCCGGCCCTGCCCAATGACGTCGACGTCGTCCTCCACTCCGCCTCCACGGTCTCCTTCGACCTGCCCATCGACGAGGCCTTCGCGGCCAACGTCGGCGGCCCCCTGTCGCTGTACGAGGCGCTCGCGGCCACGGGGTCCGACCCGCACGTCGTGCATGTCTCCACCAGCTACGTCGCCGGCCTGCGCAAGGGCGTGGCCGAGGAGCGGGCCCTGGACCACCAGGTCGACCACCACCTCGAGCACGAGCAGGCGCTGGCCGCCCGCGCGGAGGCCGAGCGGGCCTCGCGCAGCCCCGAGGTGCTGCGCACGCTGCTCGCCGACGCGCAGGCCAAGCACCGCCGCGCGGGCGCCGGTGCGGTGGCCGAGGCCGCCGAGGAGGCCCGCCAGGACTGGGTGCGCCACGAGCTCGTCGAGGCCGGCCGCACCCGGGCGCACACCCTGGGCTGGACCGACGTGTACACGTTCACCAAGGCGCTCGGCGAGCGGGTCGCCGAGGACCTGTGGGCCGGCGCCGGCCACCGCCTGTCGGTGGTGCGCCCCACGATCATCGAGTCCGCGCTCAAGCACCCGTACCCGGGCTGGATCGACGGCTTCAAGGTGGCCGACCCGCTCATCGCCGCCTACGGGCGCGGCATGCTGCCGGAGTTCCCTGCCCTGGCCGACACGGTGCTCGACGTCATCCCGGTCGACTTCGTCGTCAACGCCATCCTCGCCGCGGCGGCCGAACCGCCGGCGGCCGGCTCGGCCCACTACTTCCAGGTCTGCTCCGGGATCACCAACCCGCTGCCCCTGGGACGCTTGGTGCGGCTGGTGCGCGAGTATTTCAAGGCCAACCCGCTCACGGACGCCGAGGGCGCCCACGTGCAGGTGCCCGCCTGGTCCTTCCCGCACACCGGGGCGGTGGAGCGGGCCCTGACCCGGCGCGAGCGCGCCGTCGACCTCGCCGACCGGGCGGTGGGCCGCCTGCCCGCCACCCAGCGCACCCGCGGCTGGATCTCCACCCTGCACCGGGCCCGCCGCGACCTCGGCACCCTGCGCAAGTTCACCGAGCTCTACCAGCCCTACACCCAGACCGAGGTGATCTTCGACGACGCCCGGCTGCGCGCCCTGCACGCCGCCCTGCCCGCCGAACGGCAGGACGCGCACGGCTTCGACGTCACCGAGATCGACTGGCGGCACTACCTCCAGGACGTCCACATCCCCAAGGTGCCCGGTCTCATGCGCAGCCGCGGCGGTTCCTCCGCGCCCACCGCGCCGCGGGAGCTGATCGCCCGCGACGACGTCGTGGCGGTCTTCGACCTGCAGCGCACCGTGGCGGCGGCGACCCTCGTCGAGCAGTACCTGTGGGTCGAGCTCGCCGCGAAGCCCGCCACCCAGTGGCCGGCGTCGCTGGCCAACCTGGTCGCGCTCGGCCCGCGCTACCTCCAGGCCGAGCGCCGCGACCGCGGCGACTTCATCCGCACGTTCATGCGCCGCTACGAGGGCATGAACGAGGCGGAGCTGCGCGCGATCATCGCGGAGAAGGTCACCCACTCGCTGCGCCGCGGCCTGCTCCAGGAGGCCCTCGCCCGGGTCGCGGAGCACCGCGCCGCCGGGCACCGCACCGTGCTGCTCACCGGGGAGATCGACGTCTTCGTCGAGCCGCTCGCCCCGATCTTCGACCACATCGTCGCCGGCAAGATGGAGGTGGGCCCGGACGGACGCTGGACCGGGCACCTCGCCAGCTCGCCCCTGGTGGGGGAGGCCCGCGCCGCCTGGCTGCGGCGCTACGCCCGCGAGGAGGGGCTGGACCTGACCGGCTCCTACGCCTACGGCGACAGCTACGCCGACCGGTCCTGGCTCGAGGTGGTGGGCAACCCCCATGCGGTCAACCCCGACGCGAGCCTCTACCGTTATGCCAAGGCGCGGCGGTGGCCCGTCCTGAGCTGGACAACGACCGTGGAGGGCCGGCTGTCCCCGGTCCTGCGGAGCATCAAGGGGGCTGGGAAGGCATGA
- a CDS encoding maleylpyruvate isomerase family mycothiol-dependent enzyme: MSTQEAAATWDAEWEEEARAELRRRQGLGARYDAENAPHRELAWARSGTAFFARKLAELSDDELDEPTLLPGWTRRHVVAHVGYNGRALTRLTEWARTGEETPMYSSPEQRNAEIERGSTLPARALRNLFAHSEVHLNVEWRDLPEAAWDAEVRTAQGRTVPARETAWMRTREVWVHAVDLDSGGSFYDFPRDLLEELLADVLRSWQRRGEDVALTLAPTGAEQVVVGEGGLTVSGALPDLVRWLTGRGARRLTSSTGEVPEIPRWF, encoded by the coding sequence ATGAGCACTCAGGAGGCTGCGGCCACCTGGGACGCGGAGTGGGAGGAGGAGGCCCGCGCCGAGCTGCGCCGTCGGCAAGGCCTCGGCGCCCGCTACGACGCCGAGAACGCCCCGCACCGCGAGCTCGCGTGGGCCCGCAGCGGGACGGCGTTCTTCGCCCGCAAGCTCGCCGAGCTCAGCGACGACGAGCTGGACGAGCCGACCTTGCTGCCCGGCTGGACCCGCCGCCACGTCGTCGCGCACGTCGGGTACAACGGGCGCGCCCTGACGCGGCTCACCGAGTGGGCGCGGACCGGCGAGGAGACCCCGATGTACTCCTCGCCGGAGCAGCGCAACGCTGAGATCGAGCGGGGCTCCACCCTGCCGGCCCGGGCGCTGCGCAACCTCTTCGCCCACTCCGAGGTGCACCTGAACGTGGAGTGGCGCGACCTGCCCGAGGCCGCGTGGGACGCCGAGGTGCGCACCGCGCAGGGTCGGACCGTGCCGGCACGTGAGACGGCGTGGATGCGCACCCGCGAGGTGTGGGTGCACGCCGTCGACCTGGACAGCGGCGGCAGCTTCTACGACTTCCCTCGCGACCTGCTCGAGGAGCTGCTCGCGGACGTGCTGCGCAGCTGGCAGCGCCGTGGGGAAGACGTGGCGCTGACGCTGGCGCCGACCGGGGCCGAGCAGGTGGTGGTCGGCGAGGGCGGACTCACCGTCTCCGGTGCCCTGCCGGACCTGGTGCGGTGGCTCACCGGCCGCGGCGCGCGTCGCCTGACCAGCTCGACCGGTGAGGTGCCCGAGATCCCGCGCTGGTTCTGA
- a CDS encoding dsRBD fold-containing protein — protein sequence MAHTWTVKIELFTADEVRSDDPITTAHATLTTTQGGSLDGYGRARLNPDDQDVPEIGEELAAARALRDLADRLLRTTSDDIAAVEHHKVHLHS from the coding sequence ATGGCACACACCTGGACCGTGAAGATCGAGCTGTTCACCGCCGACGAGGTCCGCTCCGACGACCCGATCACGACCGCGCACGCGACCTTGACCACCACGCAGGGTGGCAGCCTCGACGGCTACGGCAGGGCGCGGCTGAACCCCGACGACCAGGACGTCCCGGAGATCGGCGAGGAGCTCGCGGCCGCTCGCGCCCTGCGGGACTTGGCTGACCGGCTGCTCAGGACCACCTCCGACGACATCGCCGCCGTCGAGCACCACAAGGTCCACCTGCACTCCTGA
- a CDS encoding cupin domain-containing protein, translating to MTQGHSPELDQLYKDFAAEHLNPLWTQLDDLMPEHPAPKAVPHVWKWSRLYELAKRSGDLVPVGRGGERRAIGLANPGLGGRPYVSPTLWAAIQYLGGKETAPEHRHAQNAFRFVVEGEGVWTVVNGDPVRMSRGDLLLTPGWNFHGHHNETDQPMAWIDGLDIPFSYQNDVGFFEYGSERVTDYATPNFSRGERLWCHPGLRPLSGLQNTVSSPIGAYRWEFTDRALTEQLLLEDEGQPATVEQGHAAVRYVNPTTGGDVMPTIRAEFHRLRPGVETATRREVGSTVFQVFEGDGAVVIDGATHSLEKGDMFVIPSWVPWSLQAESRFDLFRFSDAPIMERLHFDRVHIDGGNR from the coding sequence ATGACCCAGGGGCACAGCCCCGAGCTGGACCAGCTCTACAAGGACTTCGCCGCGGAGCACCTCAACCCGCTGTGGACCCAGCTCGACGACCTCATGCCCGAGCACCCGGCCCCCAAGGCGGTGCCGCACGTGTGGAAGTGGTCGCGGCTGTACGAGCTGGCCAAGCGCTCCGGCGACCTGGTGCCCGTGGGCCGTGGCGGCGAGCGCCGCGCCATCGGCCTGGCGAACCCGGGCCTGGGTGGGCGCCCGTACGTCAGCCCCACCCTGTGGGCCGCCATCCAGTACCTCGGCGGCAAGGAGACCGCCCCGGAGCACCGTCACGCCCAGAACGCGTTCCGCTTCGTGGTGGAGGGCGAGGGGGTGTGGACGGTCGTCAACGGCGACCCGGTCCGCATGTCGCGCGGGGACCTGCTGCTGACCCCGGGCTGGAACTTCCACGGCCACCACAACGAGACCGACCAGCCGATGGCCTGGATCGACGGCCTCGACATCCCGTTCTCGTACCAGAACGACGTGGGCTTCTTCGAGTACGGCTCCGAGCGGGTCACAGACTACGCCACCCCGAACTTCTCCCGCGGCGAGCGGCTGTGGTGCCACCCCGGCCTGCGTCCGCTCTCCGGCCTGCAGAACACCGTCTCCTCCCCGATCGGGGCCTACCGGTGGGAGTTCACCGACCGGGCGCTGACCGAGCAGCTGCTGCTCGAGGACGAGGGCCAGCCGGCCACCGTCGAGCAGGGCCACGCCGCGGTGCGCTACGTCAACCCCACCACCGGCGGGGATGTCATGCCCACCATCCGGGCCGAGTTCCACCGGCTGCGCCCGGGCGTGGAGACTGCCACGCGGCGGGAGGTCGGCTCCACGGTGTTCCAGGTCTTCGAGGGCGACGGCGCCGTGGTGATCGACGGCGCCACCCACAGCCTGGAGAAGGGCGACATGTTCGTCATCCCTTCGTGGGTGCCGTGGTCGCTCCAGGCCGAGAGCCGCTTCGACCTGTTCCGCTTCTCGGACGCCCCGATCATGGAGCGTCTGCACTTCGACCGTGTCCACATCGACGGAGGAAACCGATGA
- a CDS encoding WXG100 family type VII secretion target → MARYQVDSAEVAQAAALTRAAAGTIRGEVAAMMGHLVQLQGTWTGVASTAFGACADQWRVTQAQVESALEQITVALDAAARSYDDAEVHAHGLFAR, encoded by the coding sequence ATGGCCAGATATCAGGTCGACAGCGCCGAGGTCGCCCAGGCCGCCGCGCTCACCCGCGCCGCCGCCGGCACGATCCGCGGCGAGGTCGCAGCCATGATGGGTCACCTCGTGCAGCTCCAAGGCACGTGGACCGGCGTCGCGTCTACCGCCTTCGGTGCCTGCGCGGATCAGTGGCGCGTCACGCAGGCCCAGGTCGAGTCGGCCCTCGAGCAGATCACGGTCGCGCTGGACGCAGCGGCCCGCTCCTACGACGACGCGGAGGTGCATGCGCACGGTCTCTTCGCCCGGTAG
- a CDS encoding fumarylacetoacetate hydrolase family protein, with product MKFTTLRLGDRTAAARVEGDTAVEIEGYADLGDLLRRGSLDVEATGPRHDLATADLAPVVPSPGKIVCVGLNYRNHILEMGRELPEYPTLFAKYPEALIGPRDEIVLPPESDKVDWEGELALVVGKTVRRASAREAEAAIAGYAVLNDVTMRDYQYRTPQWFQGKTWEDTTPFGPVLVTPDEVPDDAVMVTRLDGEELQRTPINDLVFSPVALVEYISTIFTLNPGDVIATGTPGGVGHARKPARYLAEGQTLTTTIDGIGELSNVAVKAPVAAGV from the coding sequence ATGAAGTTCACCACCCTGCGCCTGGGTGACCGTACCGCTGCCGCCCGCGTCGAGGGCGACACCGCCGTCGAGATCGAGGGGTACGCCGACCTCGGCGACCTGCTGCGCCGCGGCTCCCTCGACGTCGAGGCCACCGGCCCGCGCCACGACCTGGCGACGGCGGACCTCGCCCCCGTGGTGCCCTCGCCCGGCAAGATCGTGTGCGTGGGGCTGAACTACCGCAACCACATCCTGGAGATGGGTCGCGAGCTGCCGGAGTACCCGACCCTGTTCGCCAAGTACCCCGAAGCGCTCATCGGCCCGCGCGACGAGATCGTGCTGCCGCCGGAGTCGGACAAGGTCGACTGGGAGGGCGAGCTCGCCCTGGTCGTCGGCAAGACGGTCCGCCGCGCGTCCGCGCGGGAGGCCGAGGCGGCCATCGCGGGCTACGCCGTCCTCAACGACGTGACGATGCGGGACTACCAGTACCGCACGCCGCAGTGGTTCCAGGGCAAGACCTGGGAGGACACCACGCCGTTCGGTCCCGTCCTGGTCACCCCGGACGAGGTCCCGGACGACGCCGTGATGGTCACCCGCCTGGACGGCGAGGAGCTCCAGCGCACCCCGATCAACGACCTGGTCTTCTCTCCCGTCGCGCTGGTGGAGTACATCTCGACGATCTTCACCCTCAACCCGGGTGACGTCATCGCCACCGGCACCCCCGGCGGCGTGGGCCACGCCCGCAAGCCGGCGCGCTACCTCGCCGAGGGCCAGACGCTGACCACCACGATCGACGGGATCGGGGAGCTCTCCAACGTGGCCGTCAAGGCCCCCGTGGCGGCCGGCGTATGA
- a CDS encoding dsRBD fold-containing protein, translating to MNETWKITVDVVVGDDDGTAHAVLTKQNGETVEGYGRARRNPDDEPHTEVGQELATARALRDLADRLLRATSDDLSKFEHQRIRLAR from the coding sequence ATGAACGAGACCTGGAAGATCACCGTGGACGTCGTCGTCGGAGATGACGACGGCACCGCCCACGCCGTGCTGACCAAGCAGAACGGCGAGACGGTCGAGGGCTACGGTCGCGCCCGCCGCAACCCCGACGACGAACCGCACACGGAAGTGGGGCAGGAGCTGGCCACCGCCCGTGCGCTGCGGGACCTGGCCGACCGGCTGCTCCGGGCCACCTCGGACGACCTGTCGAAGTTCGAGCACCAGCGCATCCGCCTGGCTCGCTGA